One window of Erwinia aphidicola genomic DNA carries:
- a CDS encoding EAL domain-containing protein: MTKLVMLQTLSRRWWGLPLLFALLLMPVASSMSVRLWFPEGYVYLIYLPLALMIALLMVFDWGALPGIVLALCWHYFHRYTGTQATVIVLLIMTTLVLGWSGYRAQTKKRWGISFGEVSQVSARLFWLAFAMPTMFIAMMQLAMPIGILPVTNSVFAHDFYSLHTLLNYQSVLLASLATVQLFYFMLRIFRNPYYLRILSGRCQQQFAAGVTLREWFSWLALMLAALIMLTQFRTTTNNLLTTEYGIPLLLPLMLWAALRFGYLFTSLCWGTLLVVLYQLRDRFMDPLVEPYNLAVISANLLVFTLTILLMSALSTRQRRLLAKAREMALTDPVIGMPNLRALNQDLAKNAGSALCFLRIPDLDRLSRTYGLKLRIQYKRSLASHLQPFLLKGEGIYQLPGFDLVVRLGSIGYQARIEGLEARLKDYRLSWDGLPIHPQVGISHCSVYPPVSHLYELLGEMSAMAEISLRSGHAENLQQTEKVPVQRHVSEKLEMLRDVQLALQSDGFCLVAQKIHGVRGDDFYEILLRMVNAQGEYIKPASFMPVVQEFGLTWEVDRMVLDQALTFIDRHRAVLPGIRLAVNLFAATLCRPQLATELAARLKASDIEPWQLIIEVAESPMLSDHSWVNRTIAQLRQLGCRVAIDDFGTGYASYASLKVVQVDMLKIDGSFIRNMLNNSLDYQIIESICMVARLKRMQIVAESVENEETASALRKLGVDYLQGVAIGEALPLQDLATSALSK, from the coding sequence ATGACTAAATTGGTAATGCTGCAAACACTCTCTCGCCGCTGGTGGGGGCTACCGCTCCTGTTCGCCCTACTGCTGATGCCTGTGGCCTCCTCAATGTCGGTCCGGTTATGGTTCCCTGAAGGTTACGTCTATCTCATCTATTTGCCGCTGGCGTTGATGATCGCCTTGCTGATGGTTTTTGACTGGGGAGCACTACCGGGTATCGTCCTCGCGCTATGCTGGCACTATTTTCATCGTTACACCGGCACTCAGGCGACGGTGATTGTTTTATTAATTATGACTACGCTGGTGCTGGGCTGGAGTGGCTATCGCGCACAGACCAAAAAGCGCTGGGGGATTAGCTTCGGAGAGGTGAGCCAGGTCTCTGCACGCCTGTTCTGGCTGGCCTTTGCCATGCCGACGATGTTTATTGCAATGATGCAGCTGGCGATGCCGATAGGCATTTTACCCGTGACGAATTCAGTATTCGCTCATGATTTCTACTCTCTGCATACGCTGCTGAACTATCAATCGGTGCTGCTGGCCTCCCTGGCTACCGTGCAGCTGTTCTACTTTATGCTGCGCATTTTTCGCAACCCCTATTATCTACGTATTCTGAGCGGCCGCTGCCAGCAGCAATTTGCTGCCGGGGTTACGCTGCGCGAGTGGTTTAGCTGGCTGGCGTTGATGCTCGCTGCGCTGATTATGCTGACGCAGTTTCGCACTACGACCAATAATCTGCTGACGACCGAGTATGGTATCCCCCTGCTTTTACCGCTGATGCTGTGGGCAGCGCTGCGCTTTGGCTATCTGTTCACCTCTTTGTGCTGGGGGACGTTGCTGGTGGTGCTCTATCAGCTGCGTGACCGCTTTATGGACCCGTTGGTTGAACCCTACAACCTCGCCGTGATCTCAGCCAATTTGCTGGTGTTTACGCTGACGATCTTATTGATGTCGGCCCTCAGCACCCGCCAGCGTCGTTTACTGGCAAAAGCTCGCGAAATGGCGCTTACCGATCCGGTCATTGGCATGCCGAATCTGCGCGCCTTAAATCAGGACCTGGCAAAAAATGCCGGTTCGGCACTCTGCTTTTTACGTATTCCCGACCTTGACCGCCTGAGCCGAACCTATGGCCTGAAGCTGCGGATTCAGTATAAACGCAGTCTGGCCAGTCATCTGCAACCCTTCCTCCTTAAAGGTGAAGGGATCTATCAGCTGCCGGGGTTTGACCTGGTGGTGCGCCTGGGGAGTATCGGCTACCAGGCTCGCATTGAAGGGTTAGAAGCGCGGTTAAAAGATTATCGTCTGAGCTGGGATGGCCTGCCGATCCATCCGCAGGTCGGCATCAGCCACTGCAGCGTTTATCCGCCCGTATCACATCTGTATGAACTGCTGGGGGAAATGAGCGCGATGGCGGAGATCTCCTTGCGCAGCGGCCATGCGGAAAATCTGCAACAGACGGAGAAGGTCCCGGTCCAGCGTCACGTCAGTGAAAAGTTGGAAATGCTGCGCGATGTTCAACTGGCGCTGCAGAGCGACGGTTTTTGCCTGGTGGCGCAGAAAATCCACGGTGTGCGCGGCGATGACTTTTATGAAATTCTGCTGCGCATGGTGAATGCGCAGGGCGAGTACATCAAGCCAGCGAGTTTTATGCCCGTCGTGCAGGAATTTGGCCTGACATGGGAAGTGGATCGCATGGTGCTGGACCAGGCGTTAACCTTTATTGACCGTCACCGCGCTGTGCTGCCGGGGATCCGTCTGGCCGTTAACCTGTTTGCCGCCACGCTTTGTCGCCCTCAGCTGGCCACTGAACTGGCTGCCCGGCTGAAAGCCAGCGATATTGAACCGTGGCAGCTGATCATTGAAGTCGCCGAATCGCCGATGCTCAGCGATCATAGCTGGGTTAATCGAACCATTGCCCAACTGCGCCAGTTAGGCTGCCGCGTGGCAATTGATGATTTCGGTACTGGCTATGCCAGCTACGCCAGCCTGAAAGTGGTGCAGGTGGACATGCTGAAGATCGACGGCAGTTTTATCCGCAACATGCTGAATAACAGCCTTGATTACCAGATTATCGAGTCAATCTGCATGGTGGCCCGCCTCAAGCGCATGCAGATCGTTGCCGAATCGGTGGAAAACGAGGAGACCGCAAGCGCGCTGCGCAAGCTGGGCGTGGATTATCTGCAGGGCGTCGCCATCGGTGAAGCGCTGCCGTTGCAGGATCTGGCGACGTCCGCCCTGAGCAAGTAA
- a CDS encoding YfgG family protein codes for MNSAMSFKKRQKTGSMTRVILLVSFIILLGRLIFVVPGAIEHHQQKKLLPANPVSVVNDK; via the coding sequence GTGAATAGCGCTATGTCATTTAAAAAACGTCAGAAAACCGGAAGCATGACGCGAGTTATCTTGCTGGTGAGTTTTATCATCTTGTTAGGACGCCTGATCTTCGTAGTACCCGGTGCTATCGAGCATCATCAGCAGAAAAAACTGCTACCTGCGAACCCAGTCAGCGTCGTTAACGACAAATAG